In a genomic window of Nodosilinea sp. E11:
- a CDS encoding plasmid pRiA4b ORF-3 family protein — protein sequence MTTNPTAETFDLRIELLDSDPPIWRQVCLRGDASLEALHQVLAAAMGWSGEADHVIKGQGQSLKNGEERTLSTLLTQPGDSLIYTYAPAQGWLHKVTLESVTLESIDSAQGAVPRCTAGERQCPPEFCQGVWDYVDLLDRLSDSGDPDEVDALWQKVGYDFDPEYFDLAAANQRLQERSQLPTS from the coding sequence ATGACAACTAACCCCACAGCTGAGACCTTTGACCTGCGTATCGAACTGCTCGACAGCGATCCGCCGATCTGGCGACAGGTGTGCCTTCGGGGTGATGCCTCCTTGGAGGCGCTGCACCAGGTGTTGGCGGCAGCGATGGGGTGGTCTGGGGAGGCCGATCACGTCATTAAAGGGCAAGGGCAAAGTCTGAAAAATGGTGAGGAAAGAACCCTCTCTACCCTGCTTACCCAGCCCGGCGACAGCCTGATCTATACCTACGCCCCAGCCCAAGGCTGGCTGCATAAGGTTACTCTCGAATCTGTCACCCTTGAATCGATTGACTCTGCTCAAGGCGCGGTGCCCCGCTGCACCGCCGGAGAGCGCCAGTGCCCGCCCGAATTTTGCCAGGGCGTGTGGGACTATGTCGATCTGCTCGATCGCCTCAGCGATAGCGGCGATCCTGACGAAGTCGATGCCCTCTGGCAAAAAGTCGGCTACGACTTTGACCCTGAATACTTTGATCTGGC